CCTGGTGCTGCTGAACGAGAGCGGCGGGGTGGCCTGGCTGGGCACCCACGTCCTGCTGGTGGCCCTGGCCCTGGCTCTCGTGAAGTACAACCGCTGGGCCGTCGCCGGCGACAAGCTCTAACCCCTTACCGACCCCCGATACCATGACCCAAGACAGCAAGACCAGCCTTCCCGGCGCCCCGCTCGCCCGCCGCGAGTTCGTCAAGAACAGCCTCGTCGCCGCCGGCGGCGTGATGCTCGCCCCCGCCTTCGCGCGGGCCCAGTCCTCGCCCGCCGGCGAGATCAACGTGGCCCTGGTGGGCCTGGGCGTGCAAGGCCGCGTGCTGCTCGACGCCATGCTCAACGTGCCCGGCCTGCGCTTCCGCGCCGTGTGCGACATCTGGGAGTACAGCCGCACCTACGGCCAGCGCAAGCTGGCCAAGGAAGGCTTCGAGGTGAACGCCTACCAGGACATCGAGGACATGCTGGAGAAGGAGAAGGACCTCGACGCGGCCATCGTCGCCACCCCCGACCTCTGGCACGCCCGCCACACCAACCTCTGCCTGAAGGCCGGGCTGCACGTCTACTGCGAGAAGATGATGGCCCGCACGGTGGAGGAGGCCCGCTCCATGGTGCTGACCGCCCGGGAGACCGGCAAGCTGCTGCAGATCGGCCACCAGCGCCGCTCCAACCCCCGCTACCAGCACTGCTACAACAACCTGATAAAGAAGGCCAAGATCCCCGGGCGCATCACCAACCTCAACGGGCAGTGGAACCGGGCGGTCACCCCCGACGTGGGCTGGCCCAAGAAGTACGCCATCGACGAGGCCACGCTCAAGAGGTACGGCTACGCCGACATGCACCAGTTCCGCAACTGGCGCTGGTTCAAGGACCTCTCCGGCGGGCCCATCTCCGACCTGGGCGCCCACCAGATCGACATCTTCAACTGGTTCCTCGACGCCTATCCGAAGTCCGTCTTCGCCTCCGGCGGGGCCGACTACTACCCCTCGCGCGAGTGGTACGACAACGTGATGGTGATCTACGAGTACGACACTTCCTACGGCCCGGTGCGCGCCTTCTACCAGACGCTCACCACCACCTCAGCCGG
The nucleotide sequence above comes from Pelagicoccus enzymogenes. Encoded proteins:
- a CDS encoding Gfo/Idh/MocA family protein, translating into MTQDSKTSLPGAPLARREFVKNSLVAAGGVMLAPAFARAQSSPAGEINVALVGLGVQGRVLLDAMLNVPGLRFRAVCDIWEYSRTYGQRKLAKEGFEVNAYQDIEDMLEKEKDLDAAIVATPDLWHARHTNLCLKAGLHVYCEKMMARTVEEARSMVLTARETGKLLQIGHQRRSNPRYQHCYNNLIKKAKIPGRITNLNGQWNRAVTPDVGWPKKYAIDEATLKRYGYADMHQFRNWRWFKDLSGGPISDLGAHQIDIFNWFLDAYPKSVFASGGADYYPSREWYDNVMVIYEYDTSYGPVRAFYQTLTTTSAGGGYWEYFMGDEGSIKFSENPSLSKIYREERAPSWDKWIDLHYLTQSEAPAPAKDAKVDVRETAPLAQFDIPVALDKPPHQPHLENFFSAIKGEAKLNADGEHSFKSEVGIFRVNEAVAARRVLEFQPSDFEV